The Variovorax paradoxus genome window below encodes:
- a CDS encoding biotin-dependent carboxyltransferase family protein, with the protein MAEARLRVRACGPLVTYQDGGRPGMLRFGVPASGPMDRLAHAAAHVALGNPADATAIEISLGGLELLCEAGEVSCGIAGGEFQVRHSGAATGSWCVRTLRAGDTLSIRPGRWGSWAYLAFSGEPVCERWAGHSATHSTSGLGGGSLAPGDEIVLRNTQVVHEREGDRMAPALAGPRQLVRVVLGPQTDSFEAASVAAFLDAGFSVTPARDRMGMRLAGPTLALKDALSIPSEPIVRGSIQVGGDGVASVLLADHQTTGGYPKIATVLSCDLDGLSQLRPGDGLRFQAVDPAEAIRLVRLEAPLRSRLLQEMARPPGSLPSRLMAENLISGVVLA; encoded by the coding sequence ATGGCTGAGGCCAGGCTGCGCGTGCGCGCCTGCGGCCCGCTGGTCACGTACCAGGACGGCGGCCGACCGGGCATGCTGCGCTTCGGCGTGCCCGCCTCGGGCCCGATGGACCGGCTCGCGCATGCCGCGGCCCATGTCGCGCTCGGCAACCCGGCGGATGCCACCGCGATCGAGATCTCGCTGGGCGGGCTGGAGCTGCTGTGCGAGGCGGGCGAGGTGAGCTGCGGCATCGCCGGCGGCGAGTTCCAGGTCCGCCATTCGGGCGCGGCGACGGGTTCGTGGTGCGTGCGAACGCTGCGCGCGGGCGACACGCTGTCGATCCGTCCGGGCCGCTGGGGCAGCTGGGCCTACCTGGCTTTCAGCGGCGAGCCGGTGTGCGAACGCTGGGCCGGCCACAGCGCCACGCATTCGACCTCGGGCCTCGGCGGCGGCAGCCTGGCGCCGGGCGACGAGATCGTGCTGCGCAATACGCAGGTCGTGCACGAGCGCGAGGGAGACCGCATGGCGCCCGCGCTGGCCGGTCCGCGCCAGCTCGTGCGCGTCGTGCTGGGGCCGCAGACCGACAGCTTCGAGGCCGCCTCGGTGGCTGCGTTCCTCGACGCGGGCTTCTCGGTTACGCCCGCCCGCGACCGCATGGGCATGCGCCTCGCGGGGCCGACGCTGGCCTTGAAGGATGCCCTGTCCATTCCCTCCGAGCCGATCGTGCGCGGCTCGATCCAGGTCGGTGGCGACGGCGTGGCCTCGGTGCTGCTGGCCGACCACCAGACCACGGGCGGCTATCCGAAGATCGCCACCGTCCTGTCCTGCGACCTCGATGGCCTGTCGCAGCTTCGACCGGGCGACGGGCTGCGCTTCCAGGCCGTGGACCCGGCCGAGGCGATCCGCCTGGTGCGCCTGGAAGCGCCGCTGAGGAGCCGCCTCCTGCAGGAGATGGCCCGACCGCCGGGCAGCCTGCCGAGCCGCCTGATGGCCGAGAACCTGATCAGCGGCGTCGTGCTGGCATAG
- a CDS encoding allophanate hydrolase subunit 1 produces MPNPEWPRYTPVADHSLLVSFGDAIADPANAAVLALDRALAHAPPEGLLECIPAFVSLLVVFDPLVTDHARIREAAEQLQRDPPAGLPAGEAREVEVCYDDDFAPDLEAVARASGLGIDAAIDLHLRGDYRVRMYGFAPGYAYMSGVPTEIQVPRKPSALRDIAAGSVLIAGPQCLVTTLRMPTGWSIVGRSPTRILTRDDSAPFLFGVGDRVRFKRIDRAQYEARLEREAHG; encoded by the coding sequence ATGCCGAACCCCGAATGGCCGCGCTACACGCCGGTCGCGGACCACTCGCTGCTGGTGTCCTTCGGCGACGCGATCGCCGACCCGGCCAACGCCGCCGTGCTCGCGCTCGACCGGGCCCTGGCCCATGCGCCGCCCGAGGGCCTGCTCGAATGCATCCCGGCCTTCGTCAGCCTGCTGGTCGTCTTCGATCCGCTGGTCACCGATCACGCGCGGATCCGGGAGGCGGCCGAGCAGTTGCAACGCGATCCACCGGCCGGCCTGCCGGCGGGAGAAGCGCGCGAGGTCGAGGTCTGCTACGACGACGACTTCGCGCCCGACCTCGAAGCGGTGGCACGGGCCTCGGGTCTGGGCATCGACGCGGCGATAGACCTCCACCTGCGGGGCGACTACCGGGTGCGCATGTACGGCTTCGCGCCGGGCTATGCCTACATGTCGGGCGTGCCGACGGAGATCCAGGTGCCGCGCAAGCCCTCGGCCCTGCGCGACATCGCCGCGGGCAGCGTGCTGATCGCGGGACCGCAATGCCTCGTCACCACGCTGCGGATGCCCACGGGCTGGTCGATCGTCGGCCGCTCGCCCACGCGCATCCTGACGCGCGACGACAGCGCGCCTTTTCTCTTCGGCGTGGGCGACCGCGTGCGCTTCAAGCGCATCGACCGCGCGCAGTACGAGGCAAGGCTGGAGCGCGAAGCCCATGGCTGA
- a CDS encoding LamB/YcsF family protein translates to MRIDLNSDLGEGYGPWAMGDDAQILDCVTSANIACGGHAGDAETMYRTLRLAAERGVKVGAHPGYNDREGFGRRVIPMPPAEIGRMVAAQVGALAAMARLAGTEVRYVKPHGALGNLAAADMGVAQAIVAALEKVDAALAILAISGTCLEQAARAQGLRAFSEIFADRAYLPNGQLVPRGQPGAVLHDAEEAADRLIGFVRTGRMPVQGAAPIALKADSVCVHGDNAESVEMARHIRKRLTAEGIELASFLDQP, encoded by the coding sequence ATGCGGATCGATCTGAATTCCGACCTGGGCGAGGGTTACGGCCCGTGGGCGATGGGCGACGACGCGCAGATTCTCGACTGCGTGACCAGCGCGAACATCGCCTGCGGCGGCCATGCGGGCGATGCGGAAACCATGTACCGCACCCTGCGTCTGGCGGCGGAGCGCGGCGTGAAGGTCGGCGCCCATCCGGGCTACAACGACCGCGAGGGCTTCGGACGGCGCGTGATTCCGATGCCGCCCGCCGAGATCGGCCGCATGGTCGCGGCGCAGGTCGGCGCGCTCGCGGCGATGGCCAGGCTCGCGGGCACCGAGGTGCGCTACGTCAAGCCGCATGGCGCGCTCGGCAATCTCGCGGCCGCGGACATGGGCGTGGCCCAGGCCATCGTCGCCGCGCTCGAGAAGGTCGACGCCGCGCTCGCGATCCTCGCCATCTCGGGCACCTGCCTCGAGCAGGCCGCGCGCGCGCAGGGGCTGCGCGCCTTCTCGGAGATCTTCGCCGACCGCGCCTACCTGCCCAATGGCCAGTTGGTGCCGCGCGGTCAGCCCGGCGCGGTGCTGCACGATGCCGAAGAGGCCGCGGACCGGCTCATCGGCTTCGTGCGAACCGGAAGGATGCCGGTGCAGGGCGCGGCGCCGATCGCGTTGAAGGCCGACTCGGTCTGCGTCCATGGCGACAACGCGGAATCGGTCGAGATGGCGCGGCACATCCGCAAGCGACTGACGGCCGAAGGGATCGAGCTGGCCTCGTTCCTCGACCAGCCGTAG
- a CDS encoding VOC family protein: MTHPFAKLHHLCIVVHDIDRTQAYYESIGIGPWTEYPPLAEYEELEAPSKPGFLALKYRVCNLPTVQLQLCQPGDEPTPQRLHLDSKGEGVFHVGFEVPDADAAQAQATALGLPVLMRGRRANRTGFTYYDSAEGAGVTLLTRATPHPAK; this comes from the coding sequence ATGACGCATCCCTTCGCCAAGCTGCATCACCTCTGCATCGTGGTGCACGACATCGACCGGACGCAGGCCTACTACGAGTCGATCGGCATCGGCCCCTGGACCGAATACCCGCCGCTGGCCGAGTACGAGGAGCTCGAGGCGCCCAGCAAGCCCGGCTTCCTCGCACTCAAGTACCGCGTATGCAACCTGCCGACCGTGCAGCTCCAGTTGTGCCAGCCCGGCGACGAGCCGACGCCGCAGCGGCTGCACCTGGACAGCAAGGGCGAGGGCGTGTTCCACGTCGGCTTCGAGGTGCCCGACGCCGATGCCGCGCAGGCACAGGCCACGGCGCTGGGCCTGCCGGTGCTGATGCGCGGGCGCCGCGCGAACCGCACGGGCTTCACCTACTACGACAGCGCCGAGGGCGCGGGCGTCACGCTGCTCACGCGGGCGACCCCCCATCCGGCCAAATAG
- a CDS encoding SDR family oxidoreductase → MRLAGKVAVVTGAARGIGRATAERLLAEGAKVVVSDIDAQTLEKTAAEIGPAANVFAVRADVSKKSEVVGLVEAAVRHFGTLDIMVNNAGIAPVVEFLDVTEEMLDRVLDVNLKGAFYGTQAAGREMVARGKGGVIINMSSINSGLANPNVAPYAISKGGMNQVTSTAAVAFAPHGIRVVGVGPGTIMTDMVAGAFVQSAGNHAILSRTPLGRYGQPSEIASVVAFLASDDASYITGETMYVDGGRRVLNYVVPVKG, encoded by the coding sequence ATGAGACTGGCAGGCAAGGTGGCAGTGGTGACGGGCGCCGCGCGCGGCATCGGGCGCGCGACGGCGGAACGGCTTCTGGCCGAGGGCGCGAAGGTGGTCGTGTCGGACATCGATGCGCAGACCCTCGAGAAGACGGCCGCCGAGATCGGCCCGGCGGCCAACGTCTTCGCGGTGCGCGCGGACGTCTCGAAGAAGAGCGAGGTAGTCGGCCTGGTCGAGGCGGCGGTCCGGCATTTCGGCACCCTCGACATCATGGTGAACAACGCCGGCATCGCGCCGGTGGTGGAGTTCCTCGACGTCACCGAGGAGATGCTCGACCGCGTGCTCGACGTCAATCTCAAGGGTGCCTTCTACGGCACCCAGGCGGCGGGCCGCGAGATGGTCGCGCGCGGCAAGGGCGGGGTGATCATCAACATGTCCTCGATCAACTCGGGGCTGGCCAATCCCAACGTCGCGCCCTACGCGATTTCCAAGGGCGGCATGAACCAGGTGACCTCGACCGCGGCCGTGGCCTTCGCGCCGCACGGCATCCGCGTGGTCGGCGTCGGGCCCGGGACGATCATGACCGACATGGTGGCCGGCGCCTTCGTGCAGAGCGCGGGCAACCATGCCATCCTCTCGCGCACGCCGCTGGGCCGCTACGGCCAGCCCTCCGAGATCGCGTCGGTCGTCGCCTTCCTGGCGAGCGACGATGCCTCGTACATCACGGGCGAAACCATGTACGTGGACGGCGGCCGGCGCGTGCTGAACTACGTGGTCCCGGTCAAGGGCTGA
- a CDS encoding FAD-binding oxidoreductase, which translates to MSSSNTPCVVIVGGAIIGSFCAWSLRQASFAGPITVVEKDASYQFSSTALSAASIRTQFGTAANIRMSLYGAQMFRDIKAVFGDQADIGYRERGYLILGGHDQVTQRLEAVRMQRSHGADIRVLDPGELAARYPGVDFGDVGIGTLGVQHEGWFDAWSLLSEVRRAARRLGVDYVESTASGFRTEGMRVTGVELSNGEVLACDFCVLAAGALSGRLAALLDIALPVVPKKRTVFSFKTPFKASELPMLFDSSGIWVRPEGEGFIGGIQPPAEIDGDADGDFEPHHDLMESLFWPLLAKRIPAMEELRLQRAWAGHYEVNTLDHNGVVGPHDALGNLIFATGFSGHGVMHAPAVGRGVAELITTGAFRSIDMSPLGWARIRSATPLFESIVY; encoded by the coding sequence ATGTCCTCGTCCAACACACCTTGCGTCGTCATCGTCGGCGGCGCCATCATCGGCAGCTTCTGCGCCTGGTCGCTGCGCCAGGCCAGCTTCGCGGGACCGATCACCGTGGTCGAGAAGGATGCCTCGTACCAGTTCTCGTCGACGGCGCTGTCCGCGGCCTCGATACGCACCCAGTTCGGCACGGCCGCGAACATCCGCATGAGCCTCTACGGCGCCCAGATGTTCCGCGACATCAAGGCCGTGTTCGGCGACCAGGCCGACATCGGCTACCGCGAGCGCGGCTACCTGATCCTCGGCGGCCACGACCAGGTCACGCAGCGCCTGGAGGCCGTGCGGATGCAGCGCAGCCATGGCGCCGACATCCGGGTGCTCGATCCCGGCGAGCTGGCCGCGCGCTATCCGGGCGTGGACTTCGGCGACGTCGGCATCGGAACGCTGGGCGTGCAGCACGAAGGCTGGTTCGATGCCTGGAGCCTGCTGTCGGAGGTGCGCCGCGCGGCGCGGCGGCTCGGCGTGGACTACGTGGAGTCGACGGCCAGCGGCTTCCGCACCGAAGGCATGCGCGTGACCGGCGTCGAGCTTTCGAACGGCGAGGTGCTCGCCTGCGACTTCTGCGTGCTGGCCGCGGGCGCGCTGTCGGGGCGGCTGGCCGCCTTGCTCGACATCGCGCTGCCGGTGGTGCCGAAGAAGCGCACCGTGTTCTCGTTCAAGACGCCGTTCAAGGCGAGCGAGCTGCCGATGCTGTTCGATTCGAGCGGCATCTGGGTCCGGCCCGAAGGCGAGGGCTTCATCGGCGGCATCCAGCCCCCGGCCGAGATCGACGGGGATGCCGACGGCGACTTCGAGCCGCACCACGACCTGATGGAGTCGCTGTTCTGGCCCCTGCTCGCCAAGCGCATCCCGGCCATGGAGGAACTGCGGCTGCAACGCGCCTGGGCCGGGCACTACGAGGTCAACACGCTCGACCACAACGGCGTCGTCGGTCCGCATGACGCGCTCGGCAACCTGATCTTCGCGACCGGCTTCTCGGGCCATGGCGTGATGCACGCGCCGGCGGTCGGCCGCGGCGTGGCCGAGCTGATCACGACGGGCGCGTTCCGCAGCATCGACATGAGTCCCCTGGGCTGGGCGCGCATCCGCAGCGCCACGCCCTTGTTCGAATCCATCGTTTACTGA
- a CDS encoding NAD(P)H-dependent oxidoreductase encodes MNCLIVYAHPEPASFNGALKDVAVRELEQMGHSVVVSDLYRMGWNPALGPDDFEGGRADADYLDLSKEQEHAFAAGTQHPAVAAEQARLAAADFVLLQFPLWWFSMPAILKGWVDRVLSRGFAYSAGRKYETGHFRGKRAMLSITTGTASTLYEPNGIDGDLHHVLWPIHNGILAYTGFTVLPPFAAWMPARLSPQERQACLDAHAERLRGIDRIEPLFFHPWSDYDESQRLKPGVIARSGVQWNPRASQSFEASASANA; translated from the coding sequence ATGAACTGCCTGATCGTTTATGCCCACCCCGAACCCGCGTCGTTCAACGGCGCACTGAAGGACGTCGCGGTCCGAGAGCTCGAGCAGATGGGCCATTCGGTGGTCGTCAGCGATCTCTACCGCATGGGCTGGAACCCGGCGCTGGGCCCCGACGATTTCGAGGGCGGGCGCGCCGACGCCGACTACCTCGATCTCTCGAAAGAGCAGGAGCATGCCTTCGCGGCCGGCACGCAGCACCCCGCGGTGGCGGCCGAGCAGGCCAGGCTCGCGGCGGCCGACTTCGTGCTGCTGCAGTTTCCGCTCTGGTGGTTCTCGATGCCCGCCATCCTCAAGGGCTGGGTCGATCGCGTGCTGAGCCGCGGCTTCGCCTACTCGGCGGGGCGCAAGTACGAGACCGGGCATTTCAGGGGCAAGCGCGCGATGCTCAGCATCACGACCGGCACGGCCTCCACCCTCTACGAGCCGAACGGCATCGATGGCGACCTCCATCACGTGCTCTGGCCGATCCACAACGGCATCCTGGCCTATACCGGCTTCACCGTGCTGCCGCCCTTCGCCGCCTGGATGCCCGCGCGTCTGTCGCCGCAGGAGCGCCAGGCCTGCCTCGACGCCCATGCCGAGCGCCTGCGCGGCATCGACCGCATCGAGCCACTGTTCTTCCATCCCTGGAGCGACTACGACGAATCGCAGCGACTCAAGCCGGGCGTGATCGCGCGCTCGGGCGTGCAGTGGAATCCGCGCGCCAGCCAGAGCTTCGAGGCCTCGGCGTCGGCCAACGCTTGA
- a CDS encoding AraC family transcriptional regulator, producing the protein MRLDEQVQAWLTRTPGLIETLFDRLPDVLFYVKDQQGRYLWANQTLIDRAGLQDGESVVGKTADQLFPASGLSTVAQDLEVIDSGRPMRELLRMYQTWRGDRYWCLSSKFPLLDADGRIVGLAGLSRDLPRPNERHHSYRRLRRFLDFIDAGLDGPVLITEAAAHASVSMDTLARLVLEVFHVTPKQLLMKKRIDKACQLLEETPASITEVSAACGYADHSAFSRQFKVATNMTPAQYRAARRDYAENRNPVRRTF; encoded by the coding sequence ATGCGACTCGACGAACAGGTGCAGGCGTGGCTCACGCGCACGCCGGGGCTGATCGAGACCCTGTTCGACCGGCTGCCCGACGTGCTGTTCTATGTCAAGGATCAGCAGGGCCGCTACCTCTGGGCCAACCAGACGCTGATCGACCGCGCCGGCCTGCAGGACGGCGAGAGCGTGGTCGGCAAGACCGCGGACCAGCTGTTCCCGGCCAGCGGCCTCAGCACGGTGGCGCAGGACCTCGAGGTCATCGACAGCGGCCGGCCGATGCGCGAGCTGCTGCGCATGTACCAGACCTGGCGCGGCGACCGCTACTGGTGCCTGAGCTCCAAGTTCCCGCTGCTCGACGCCGACGGCCGCATCGTCGGCCTGGCCGGGCTGTCGCGCGACCTGCCGCGCCCCAACGAGCGCCATCACAGCTACCGGCGGCTGCGGCGCTTCCTCGATTTCATCGACGCGGGCCTCGACGGACCGGTGCTGATCACCGAGGCGGCCGCCCATGCCTCGGTGTCGATGGACACGCTGGCACGCCTGGTGCTCGAGGTCTTCCACGTGACGCCCAAGCAGTTGCTGATGAAGAAGCGCATCGACAAGGCCTGCCAGCTGCTGGAGGAGACGCCGGCCTCGATCACGGAGGTGTCGGCCGCCTGCGGCTATGCCGACCACAGCGCCTTCTCGCGCCAGTTCAAGGTGGCGACGAACATGACGCCGGCGCAGTACCGCGCCGCGCGCCGTGACTATGCAGAAAACCGCAACCCGGTGCGCCGTACGTTCTAG
- the hutC gene encoding histidine utilization repressor, with product MSDRGTGRPPRSDAPAVEGGRGMLEGMTTTLHERIKAHVTQGILDGTWQPGQRLPSELELVTQFGVSRMTVNKALRELANAGRIVRVAGVGTFVAEKKPQSTLLQIANIASEIRARGHEHRWRGLSRERVAAAPDIAAWLNMLPGQSIFRLQSVHLENGVPVQLEDRYVNPKMAPAFLDQDFSDITPGEYLLSLVQADLVEHVVDAVMPTAEQARILEMKPTEPCLQLTRRTWLREVPVTWVRCLNPASRYSLGSRFRPSP from the coding sequence ATGAGCGACCGTGGCACTGGCCGCCCGCCGCGTTCCGACGCGCCGGCCGTCGAGGGCGGCCGTGGCATGCTAGAGGGAATGACGACGACCCTGCACGAGCGAATCAAGGCCCATGTGACGCAGGGCATCCTCGACGGCACCTGGCAACCGGGCCAGCGGCTGCCGTCCGAGCTGGAGCTGGTCACGCAGTTCGGCGTCTCGCGCATGACCGTCAACAAGGCGCTGCGCGAGCTCGCGAACGCGGGCCGGATCGTGCGCGTGGCGGGGGTCGGCACCTTCGTGGCGGAGAAGAAGCCGCAGTCCACCTTGCTGCAGATCGCCAACATCGCGAGCGAGATCCGGGCTCGCGGCCACGAGCACCGGTGGCGCGGCCTGTCGCGCGAGCGCGTGGCGGCCGCGCCCGACATCGCGGCCTGGCTCAACATGCTGCCGGGGCAGTCGATCTTCCGGCTGCAGAGCGTGCACCTCGAGAACGGCGTGCCCGTGCAGCTCGAGGACCGCTACGTCAACCCGAAGATGGCGCCGGCCTTCCTCGACCAGGACTTCTCGGACATCACGCCGGGCGAGTACCTGCTCTCGCTGGTGCAGGCCGATCTGGTCGAGCACGTGGTCGATGCCGTCATGCCGACGGCGGAGCAGGCGCGCATCCTCGAGATGAAGCCCACCGAGCCCTGCCTGCAGCTGACGCGGCGCACCTGGCTGCGCGAGGTGCCCGTGACCTGGGTGCGCTGCCTGAACCCGGCCTCGCGCTACAGCCTGGGCAGCCGGTTCCGGCCCTCGCCCTGA
- a CDS encoding amino acid ABC transporter ATP-binding protein yields the protein MSFIEIREISKSYGELPVLNRLAMAVEEHQVVSLIGPSGSGKSTLLRCINGLEPIDAGEIRVHGDRITGPGVDVNSLRRDIGIVFQGYNLFPHMTVLQNVTLAPIQVLKQSSAEAEDRAMALLKRFSLAHKAKEYPDRMSGGQQQRVAIVRALAMDPMVLLLDEITSALDPELVSEVLNIVRDLANEGMTMLLATHEMGFAREVSSKVCFLCDGVVCEEGPPEQIFAEPQQDRTRSFLRSIREAKRI from the coding sequence ATGTCCTTCATCGAGATCAGGGAAATTTCGAAGTCCTACGGCGAGCTGCCGGTGCTCAACCGGCTGGCGATGGCGGTCGAGGAGCACCAGGTGGTGAGCCTGATCGGCCCCTCGGGCTCCGGCAAGTCGACGCTGCTGCGCTGCATCAACGGCCTGGAGCCCATCGACGCGGGCGAGATCCGCGTGCACGGCGACCGCATCACCGGGCCGGGCGTCGATGTCAACTCGCTGCGGCGCGACATCGGCATCGTGTTCCAGGGCTACAACCTGTTCCCGCACATGACCGTGCTGCAGAACGTGACGCTGGCGCCGATCCAGGTGCTCAAGCAGTCGAGCGCGGAGGCCGAGGACCGCGCGATGGCGCTGCTCAAGCGCTTCAGCCTCGCGCACAAGGCGAAGGAATACCCCGACCGCATGTCGGGCGGCCAGCAGCAGCGCGTGGCGATCGTGCGCGCGCTGGCCATGGACCCGATGGTGCTGCTGCTCGACGAGATCACCTCGGCGCTCGACCCCGAACTGGTGTCGGAGGTGCTCAACATCGTGCGCGACCTCGCCAACGAGGGCATGACCATGCTGCTGGCCACGCACGAGATGGGCTTCGCGCGCGAGGTCTCGTCCAAGGTCTGCTTCCTGTGCGACGGCGTCGTCTGCGAGGAGGGGCCGCCCGAGCAGATCTTCGCCGAGCCGCAACAGGACCGGACCCGTTCGTTCCTGCGCAGCATCCGAGAGGCGAAGCGCATCTAG
- a CDS encoding amino acid ABC transporter permease — MNSATQQSAGLPSPVAGQERRLNIGGMPKVPLMLFLFALAGVILVVAASWYTLQSLREALRGSAWGGWWITAGAGVLALASLAVVRPLVRAFQRCRGVRAAASRMDIVAARIERSDACVQSWIALGHTLAQFLVVLGFQFLLANNQAVAKTFFLVPLIVKTFPLVLDAFWVNVKIFLIAEVLVLVWGLIVALAMFAPGAAGKPLRFIATAYVDVFRSIPAVLVIYLVGFGLPLTGVPILKDLSLTTYVVIALTLTVGAYVAEIYRAGIQSVHWSQTAASRSLGLSHMQTLRFVVVPQGVRQIIPPLLNAFIALQKDTALVNVVGVVDSFNQSMIVASNYYNLSAATTVALLFIVISIPQTRFVERMARRDRARMRAGNA, encoded by the coding sequence ATGAACAGTGCAACGCAGCAGTCCGCCGGCCTGCCTTCGCCCGTCGCGGGGCAGGAGCGCCGCCTGAACATCGGAGGCATGCCGAAGGTGCCGCTGATGCTCTTCCTCTTCGCGCTGGCGGGCGTGATCCTGGTCGTCGCGGCCAGCTGGTACACCCTGCAGTCCCTGCGCGAGGCCCTGCGAGGCAGCGCCTGGGGTGGCTGGTGGATCACGGCCGGGGCCGGGGTCCTGGCGCTCGCGTCGCTGGCCGTGGTCCGGCCGCTCGTGCGCGCCTTCCAGCGCTGCCGCGGCGTGCGCGCGGCGGCGAGCCGCATGGACATCGTGGCGGCGCGCATCGAGCGCTCCGACGCCTGCGTGCAGAGCTGGATCGCGCTCGGCCACACGCTGGCGCAGTTCCTCGTGGTGCTGGGCTTCCAGTTCCTGCTGGCCAACAACCAGGCGGTCGCCAAGACCTTCTTCCTGGTGCCGCTGATCGTGAAGACCTTCCCGCTGGTCCTCGATGCGTTCTGGGTCAACGTGAAGATCTTCCTGATCGCCGAGGTGCTGGTGCTGGTCTGGGGACTGATCGTGGCGCTCGCCATGTTCGCGCCCGGGGCCGCCGGCAAGCCGCTGCGCTTCATCGCCACGGCCTATGTCGACGTGTTCCGCTCGATCCCCGCGGTGCTGGTGATCTACCTGGTCGGCTTCGGCCTGCCGTTGACGGGCGTGCCCATCCTCAAGGACCTGTCGCTCACGACCTATGTGGTGATCGCGCTGACCCTGACGGTCGGTGCCTACGTGGCCGAGATCTACCGCGCGGGCATCCAGAGCGTGCACTGGAGCCAGACGGCCGCTTCGCGGTCGCTGGGGCTGTCGCACATGCAGACGCTGCGCTTCGTGGTCGTGCCCCAGGGCGTGCGCCAGATCATTCCGCCGCTGCTCAATGCCTTCATCGCGCTGCAGAAGGACACCGCGCTGGTCAACGTGGTCGGGGTGGTCGACTCCTTCAACCAATCGATGATCGTGGCCTCCAACTACTACAACCTGTCGGCCGCGACCACCGTTGCGCTGCTCTTCATCGTCATCTCCATCCCGCAGACGCGCTTCGTGGAGCGCATGGCCCGCCGCGATCGCGCCCGCATGCGCGCTGGCAACGCATAA
- a CDS encoding amino acid ABC transporter substrate-binding protein — MTSPQRQRTTSHARPIASVLAALLVSAASFAASAAPDYGKCEVTGQRGSVKLETVVPGALSVRPVLPSPGWWNGDSIDTIKDGFEYCMAANMAYRAGLDKVVVVNRSFAQILTGQAQGFDIALSQITITDERKKVVNFTEPYFSSDQGILVKAGVKVDKESIKKLRLGVKQGTTILGYLADNVKPVEQPKVFAEAAAMYAALAAGQVDAVLYDTPNLLARAKQSNGLFEVVGRYDTGERWGGLVNKDSQNMATFNKLIDEMKRDGTFARLANQYLTPSLGADPTKVPVFNP, encoded by the coding sequence ATGACATCCCCCCAGCGCCAGCGAACCACTTCCCACGCCAGGCCGATCGCCTCGGTACTCGCTGCCCTCCTCGTGAGCGCCGCCTCGTTCGCGGCTTCCGCGGCACCGGACTACGGCAAGTGCGAAGTCACGGGCCAGCGAGGCTCGGTGAAGCTCGAGACCGTGGTGCCGGGCGCGCTGTCCGTGCGGCCCGTGCTGCCCTCGCCGGGCTGGTGGAACGGTGACTCGATCGACACCATCAAGGACGGTTTCGAGTACTGCATGGCCGCCAACATGGCCTACCGCGCCGGCCTCGACAAGGTGGTGGTGGTGAACCGCTCGTTCGCGCAGATCCTCACGGGCCAGGCGCAGGGCTTCGACATCGCGCTGAGCCAGATCACCATCACCGACGAGCGCAAGAAGGTGGTGAACTTCACCGAGCCGTACTTCAGCTCGGACCAGGGCATCCTCGTGAAGGCCGGCGTCAAGGTCGACAAGGAGAGCATCAAGAAGCTGCGCCTCGGCGTGAAGCAGGGCACGACCATCCTTGGCTACCTCGCCGACAACGTCAAGCCGGTGGAACAGCCCAAGGTCTTCGCCGAGGCGGCCGCGATGTACGCGGCGCTGGCGGCCGGCCAGGTCGATGCCGTGCTCTACGACACGCCCAACCTGCTGGCGCGCGCCAAGCAGTCGAACGGCCTGTTCGAGGTGGTCGGCCGCTACGACACCGGCGAGCGCTGGGGCGGCCTCGTCAACAAGGACTCGCAGAACATGGCGACCTTCAACAAGCTGATCGACGAGATGAAGCGCGACGGCACCTTCGCGCGCCTGGCGAACCAGTACCTGACGCCCAGCCTCGGCGCCGATCCCACCAAAGTGCCCGTCTTCAATCCCTGA